From a single Rutidosis leptorrhynchoides isolate AG116_Rl617_1_P2 chromosome 5, CSIRO_AGI_Rlap_v1, whole genome shotgun sequence genomic region:
- the LOC139849022 gene encoding uncharacterized protein produces the protein MHKNFGSYITKSVTERGLFKGIEVGNEKLLVSHLQYADDTIFLGEWNRTNAYNLQNHLKFFELASSLKVNFHNCYLYGIGVNIIDVQNMVSHLGCQVGTFPFTYIGLPIRNGGGGLNPKPTLFGLKLFEAFMVMKSKGLGFLFSTQLLKKKKVSVRSSATFLDEEWGSGTKLRNKFERLTGYSFSDGNIDEWKCMLSQDGKFTLKKLCLLIEEKTHSGITNAMESMRNNLVPKKLKIFVWRAAQKRLPTKFGLDKRGIDLHIMASSL, from the exons ATGCATAAAAATTTTGGGTCTTACATTACAAAGTCGGTTACCGAAAGAGGGTTATTCAAAGGCATTGAAGTTGGAAATGAGAAATTACTTGTTTCGCATCTACAATACGCGGATGACACAATATTTCTTGGAGAATGGAATCGTACGAATGCATATAATCTACAAAACCATCTTAAATTCTTTGAATTAGCTTCGAGTTTAAAGGTTAATTTCCATAACTGCTACCTTTATGGAATTGGGGTTAATATCATAGATGTTCAAAACATGGTGTCTCATTTGGGTTGTCAAGTTGGAACCTTCCCGTTCACATATATAGGGCTTCCAATCA gaaatggtggtggaggtttaaatccGAAACCAACTCTCTTTGGGCTAAAATTATTCGAAGCATTTATG GTCATGAAATCCAAGGGTTTGGGATTCCTTTTCTCAACtcaattgttaaaaaaaaaaaaagtcagtgTGAGATCTTCAGCAACATTTTTGGACGAAGAATGGGGCAGTGGAACTAAATTGAGGAACAAATTTGAGCGGCTCACAG GTTATTCATTCTCTGATGGCAATATCGACGAATGGAAATGTATGTTATCTCAAGATGGTAAATTCACTCTTAAAAAACTATGTTTGTTGATTGAAGAAAAAACACATTCGGGTATCACTAATGCTATGGAATCTATGCGCAACAATTTAGTTCCAAAAAAGCTCAAAATTTTTGTTTGGAGAGCGGCCCAAAAACGCCTTCCAACAAAGTTCGGGCTTGATAAACGGGGCATAGATTTACATATTATGGCCTCGAGTCTATGA